taaaaattttgttttgggtAGTTTTTTTTACGTAGATTTTCTAAACTATTCCTtatcaatttttgaaagaatccatattttttcctttttatgttttaatatattcatcTTTCCCTTTTTCCAAAAACTCATTAACTTTCTTCCAGATTAATCCTTTAGAAAAGTGCTAATAAAAAGTCCTTGCATCCTACAAGTGACAAGACAAGAGTGAAAGAATGAAAAGAGATATGGTTTCTTATGTCCATGTTTGTTCCTCGATAGTTTTCATTGCATTTGTGTCCTCATGTATTAGATTATCTTTTGCAAGGTCAAGCATCATGAATGATGCGTTGGTAGAAAAACTTTGTGCTAAAAGCACGGATCCTTCATTTTGTGCAAATGCTCTAAAATCTGATCCTCGTAGTGCCATCGCAGACATCACAACTTTTGAGCAAATTGCGATCAACTTGACAAAGGCCAATGCCACGGATACCTGGAATTTTGTGAACTTAAATGCAGGACAAAATAATGATCCTAAGATCAAAGCCGCATATCAACGATGTTCTCCTCTTTACGAAGATATAATAGCCGCCACTGATGATGCAACAACATCTTTGGAAGCTCTAGACTATCGTGATCTGGACACTGAAGGAGAAAGTATCATGGATAGTGCAGACGAATGTGATCAACTTTTCACAAAACCTTCCCAAATGTCAGATAGAAACAGATTTGCTAGACTTTTGGGTGAGATGATTGCCTTAATCGGTGATGTTTTGATTTCTGGATGATTATGTATTTGTTCAAGTCCTTTGAACTTGTTTCACCTTATCCATTGATATGTTAgaagttattattatattagaattatatatttatttaattaattaattattatatctattatttatttaattattatattaaaattaagtagtaagataattatttctttattttttattaggtctatttaatttttaatgatattataCCACTTTTCAAGGGAATTCCTAATgagaaatcttaaattttcttttctctttctttttgaatattttttagattttaacatggtattagagcttaaTTTAGAAGGAGGTTGTAAATTCGAGTCACATCTACCTTAAACATAAGAAAAGTTTATAGCCATCAATAAAAAGTTGAGTTATTTCAACCGAATTCGTTTGATTCCCCTAAATATAAGAACCAATGAATTTAAAACTATTAcccaattcttaaaattttttgtctaTTCTACCGAAACATAAGAGCATAAATTGGATTTGGTTCTTAAGCTTGTTTTGCAATGTCATACCTAAGTCTTTTTTCTTTATACTTACCTCCCATGTTACACttgttaggatagagctctttaaatttattatttatttaatatgattttaatttcatttttatccatCTTTGTCTCATGCATTATATTTGTACGaagcatttttgttttcatctatTGCAAGACTTTGGTGCATGAAGAGTTGATGATTTGTTCACggccatagttttaaaaaaattgatgatatgCAATATTACATATCTGTTCACCTAGTCTAGTAAATAATTTCTACTATAtctaataaacaaatattttattgacCAACTAGGGGATACattaaataaaagaacataTAATGATGTACATGATGGGCAAAAAGTAACGGGGAAATTGATttgcaaaaatgaaaataaagatgattgtgagttatatttttattttttaaaaaattatatacgaAAATACAACATAATTtgtaaaagtgaaaataaagatGATTATAGGAttgatttgtattttataaaattatatatagaatataacatatttattcttttatttatataaaaatggtctaaatttaattttatttttaaataaaaaagtgattttatttgcctgaatttgaaaatttaaatgaaactaaaaaaatatatttatactttcattctttttctatcaatggacaataatatattaaagcataaaataaaataaaaattgttttctttttcaaaattggtgAGGGATAGAGCAGAAAATCTTTGTAAAAAACAACTACAAAATCTGTACAGCATCTTAGATttgcaatttaattttttttcaaaaagatattATCTCCAAATTAATCTTTCATTCtccttcatttccttttttctaatatcaatatattaaaacattaaaaaaaaaatggtttctttcaaaatttgataacGGATGTGGAGACCCCtaattttggatcttaggaGAGAGattttttggagcactttttgagtaccTTCTAGACACTTCTAAAGACCTTAGCTGGGGAGGACACGTGGTCTATCAGGATGTCATGATAGTTTGTTGAGAGCAGCAGAGATTCTTTGCAGGTGAGGACACGTTTCAGGGTGATTGCTTATTCTATTAGGTTGGTTAGTGAGCCGTGAGAGAGAAGCGAAGGAGAGAGCGTTTTAGGAGAGCTGCAGGGAGGCtggatggaaaagaaaaaaaaaagttttacagAGAGAGTGGGTTAGAGTGAGCGGGGCAGGGTGAGGTTCCAGGCTGTGAGAGTGAGCTGGAGAGAGGGCAGATTCCAGGCTAGCATGAGAGTGAgctgaaagagagagagagcagagAGGAGTATTCCGGGTTTTTGGTGGAGGTCTTGGGCAGCAAAGAACCAGAGAGAGGGTGGTGAGCTGAGTGAGACGCGTTTCAGAGAAGAAAACTTAGAGAAAGGGAGATTAGCAGGAGAGGAGGGAGCTTTGCTGATTCTGTGAGCAAGAGAGGGTGCTCAACTTGTAATTCACGTATGTTTCTAATTCCATCTTTATTTATACATTCATTACGTTTATCATACATTTTTGCTttatattaacttttttaacaaGTAACTTGactttttttcaaagacttaCTAGGAATCACATTtaagattttactattttttttctttacaaaataaaactttttttaaaaatcagtttTCATATCTTGATTTTTGTTATGGATTGactaatcaattgtcataattctctttatttatttaatagaaaCCTAACTTTTAGAACTTAAAAGGTATTATAGTTTTTCATATTACTTTTTAATAGGTAACTTGACTTTTTCAAAGACTTACTAGGAatcacatttaaattttttatttttattttttttttctttaaaaaataaaactttttttaaaaatcagttttttagACATAAAAAGTAAGACTCGCAATTGAGTAGGAACACATGCGAAAAATTCGGATTCAttagaaagtttaaaaaatctatataaaaaggaaactacacaaaataaaaagggaaaaatcctTTAtcacactttattttttaaacaaaacccAAAGGTTCAAGGAAAAATGCCCTTGTTAGGaaattaattcttatatttaatataaaattatacattAAGTTTCTATAGGTTTTACATacttcaatctttaaataaaataatatatttgaatgtCTCAAATAGCCATATCTcctcttctatttcttttcttctcttttgtaACTTGTATAAGTtaaggatatttttattaacatttaaaATGATGCGTTGGTAGAAAAACTTTGTGGTAAAAGCACGAATCCTTCATTTTGTGCAAATGCTCTAAATCTGACCCTCGTAGTGCCATCGCAGACATCACAACTTTTGAGCAAATTGCGATCAACTTGACAAAGGCCAATGCCACTGATACCTGAAATTTTGTGAACTTAAATGCACGACAAAATAATGATCCTAAGATCAAAGCCGCATATCAACAATGTTCTTATCTTTACGAAGATATAATAGCCACCACTGATGATGCAAAAACATCTTTGCAAGCTCTAGACTATCATGATCTGGACACTGAAGGAGGAAATATCATGGATGGTGCAGACGAATGTGATCAACTTTTCACAAACCCTTCCCCAATGTTAGATAGAAATAGATTTGCTAGACTTTTGGGTGAGATGATTATCATAATCGCCGATGTTTTGATTTCTAGATGATTATGGATTTGTTCTAGTCCTTTGAACTTGTTTCACCTTATCCATTGATATGTTAGaagttattaataaatttaattattatattagaattatatatttagttattatatatttatttatttaattattatatctattatttatttaattgttatatttctttttaatagtaAGAtaattatatctttattttttttattaggcctatttaaattttaatgatattataccatttttcaagagaattcataataagaaatcttaaattttcttttctctttttcttttctaatccTTTTTAGATTTTAACATGGTAATAGAACTTAATTTGGGAGGAGGCTGTAAATTTGAGTCACATCTACCTTAGACATAAGAAAAGCTTCTAGCCATCAATAAAAAGTTGAGTTGCTTCAACTGAATTCATTTTACTCCGCCCCAAACAAGAACCAATGAATTTGAAACTATTAcccaattttaagaaattttgtgtccgttctatctaaacataagaACATAAATTGGATTTGGTTCTTAAGCTTGTTTTGCAATGTTTTacctaaatctttttttttatatacttaaatCTCATGTTACACTTGTTAGGATAAagttctttaaatttattatttatttaatatgattctaatttcatttttatttatctttgtcTCATGCATTATATTTGTACGATCATTTTTGTCTTCATCTATTGCAAGACTTTGGTACATGAAGAGTTGATGATTTATTTATGACCATAGTTTTAAGAAGTTGGTGATATGCAAGATTACATATTTGTTCACCTAATCAAGTCAACAATTTCTACTATATCTAataaacaaacattttattGATCAGCTAATGGAtacattaaataaatgaaaataaagacgattataagtttgatttttattttttttaaaattatataggaAATACAACATAATTtgtaaaagtgaaaataaagatGATTATAGGATTgatctattttttagaaatttacatatagaatataacatatttattcttttatttctataaaaatgatctgaatttaaatttatttttaaataaaaaaaagtgattttatttgtctaattttgaaaaattaaatgaaattaaaaaaagaaaaaaaatatacctTCATTCTCTCGATggacaataatatattaaaacataaaaaaaaaaatgttttctttttcaaaattggtgAGGGATAGAACAGAAAATCTTTGTAAAAAAGAACGACAAAATCTGTATAGCATCTTAGATttgcaatttaattttttttcaaaaagatattATCTCCAAATtaatcttcttctccttcattcctttttttctaatatcaatgtattaaaacattaaaaaaaatggtttctttcaaaaattgataAGGAATAGTTTAgaaaatcaaaaaatggtttCTTTAGAAGTGTCTAGAGACCTTAGCTGGGGAGGACACGTGGTATAGCAGGATGTCATGATAGTTTGTTGAGAGCAGCAGAAGACACGTTTTTCAGGGTGATTGCCTATTCTATTAGGTTGGGTAGTGAGCTATGagcaaggaagaaaatatcgtgatattttaaaaatatcattatacttctaattatatttttatgaaatttttttatatttttttataaattttgatttaggtttatcaatattttttttcaaaatattcgtCGATATATctaatatatccgtaaaattaaagtatcgatatatccgtgattaccgatattttcatccttgactATGAGAGAGAAGCGAAGAAAATAGGGTTTTAGAGGAGTGCACGAAGGctggatggaaaaaaaaaaaaaaggttttgcaGAGAGAGTGGGTTAGAGTGAGTGGGACAGGGTGAGGTTCCAGGCTTTGAGAGTGAGCTGGAGTGAGGGCAGATTCCAGGCTAGCATGAGAGTAACCtgaaagagagggagagaacAGAGATGAGTATTCCGGGTTTTTGGTGGAGATCTTGGGCAGCAAAGAACCAGAAGGAGGGTGGTGAGCTGAGTGAGACGCATTTCAAAGAAGAAAACTTAGAGAAAGGGAGCTTAGCAGGAGAGGAGGGAGCTTTGTTGATTCTGTGAGGAAGAGAGGGTGCTCAACTTGCAATTCACTTATGTTTCTAATTCcatcttctttatttattcattcattacGTTGATCATACatgttttgctttattttatatcctgatattttttattcatctattgaccaatcaattgtcataattctcttaatttatttagtagAAACCTAACTTTTAGGACTTAAAAAAAGGGTTATAGTTTTTCATATTACCTTTCTAATAGGTAACTTAACTTTCATACCATACTCGATTTTTCAAAGACTTGTCAAAAATCAcatttaaggtttttcttttttactttattttttcttttaaaaataaaactttttctaAAATCAGTTTTTCAGATATAAAAAGTAAGTCTCACCATTGAGTATGAACACATGCGAAAAATACGGGATCCACTAGATAGtttaaaaaatctaatagaAAAATACGGGATCCACTAGCTAGTTTAAAAAATCTATGTAAAAAGGGAActacacaaaataaaatttgtagtaTATGATCttagtttctaattaattttttcttcttcctttctttccttttattgtatacaaaaaggaaaaatcccTTTATgacactttaatttttaaacaaaacccAAATGTTCAAAGGAAAAATGTCCTTGTTAGGaaattaattcttatatttaatataaaattatatattaagttttTATAGGTTTTACatacttcaatttttaaataaaataatatatttgaatgtCTCAAATAGCCATAtctcctcttttctttcttttcttctctcttgtgttaggaatttgggacacttcctaacaatctccaccttagaacaaattccatgaagttaatcttcaatctctccatgacacaaacctttttgtatcatatcaccacgaaagagcaatcgactccaacttcagtgaaaattccttttgttttcatcttatgtgctttgtgatcttttacttttccagaaatcttcaacccaagctctgataccaattgttatgCCAGCCAAAGCTATGATGCCACAATGTTAGttcaaaaatacaaagataaaacaatcacacatacggtacatgaggttttaacgtggttcgaccaaccatgcctacgtccacggatgagagagaatgattccactatacaatagagaatattacagaggacagaaccaaatacaactattgggttcccgaaacatcacatgtttccccactccttgtatccataccctacTATGAGTCATCTCGCTCCACAGAGTACCTCTCGTTCTtcttcacatctctatccacctcgtatagtctctacaaGTCCATCTCCATcttataactttttcccctcatgacctagaatatttttagagatatttccaacaatcttccttattctataagaaagtctaatattacaataatatatcaacctagaaatattctatataatattctttacaaaaaatgaatctatactaattaggtcGAATTCTCAAcctatgagaaacaaaaaatagagaaaacatatgccaaagaaaaacaatcacacgcacaagacagtatttacgtgattcagcaatttgcctacgtccacgga
This region of Vitis vinifera cultivar Pinot Noir 40024 chromosome 5, ASM3070453v1 genomic DNA includes:
- the LOC132253739 gene encoding pectinesterase inhibitor-like; this encodes MNDALVEKLCAKSTDPSFCANALKSDPRSAIADITTFEQIAINLTKANATDTWNFVNLNAGQNNDPKIKAAYQRCSPLYEDIIAATDDATTSLEALDYRDLDTEGESIMDSADECDQLFTKPSQMSDRNRFARLLGEMIALIGDVLISG